A region from the Silene latifolia isolate original U9 population chromosome 7, ASM4854445v1, whole genome shotgun sequence genome encodes:
- the LOC141590907 gene encoding glutathione S-transferase U25-like isoform X1: MADEIVLLEFWPSPFSTRVKIALQEKGITNYDSRQEDFKSKSTLLLTMNPVHKKIPVLIHNGKPICESLAIIEYIDEEWKHNSPTLLPTDPYHRAQARFWADFNDKMFFHTLRKVWRQKDGANEEDKKEFVDLLRKLEVELGDKPYFGGDTFGYLDVVLIPDYSWFYAFEKCTQVNIEAECPTLVSWGKRCMERDSVKTCLPDQFRIHDYVLELKKRFGND, from the exons ATGGCGGATGAGATCGTGTTGTTGGAGTTTTGGCCTAGTCCTTTTTCTACTAGGGTCAAAATTGCACTACAAGAAAAGGGTATCACCAACTATGATTCTAGGCAAGAGGATTTTAAATCCAAAAGTACATTACTTTTGACCATGAACCCGGTTCACAAGAAAATCCCGGTTTTAATTCACAATGGAAAACCAATTTGTGAGTCCTTGGCAATTATAGAGTACATAGACGAGGAGTGGAAACACAATTCTCCAACTTTGTTGCCTACTGACCCTTATCATCGAGCTCAAGCTCGTTTTTGGGCTGATTTTAATGATAAGATG TTTTTCCACACTCTGAGGAAGGTATGGAGACAAAAGGATGGAGCAAATGAGGAAGACAAGAAGGAATTCGTAGACTTGTTAAGAAAGCTAGAAGTAGAGCTCGGAGATAAACCTTACTTTGGTGGAGATACATTTGGGTATCTGGACGTTGTATTAATCCCGGATTATAGCTGGTTTTACGCCTTTGAGAAATGCACTCAAGTAAACATCGAGGCCGAGTGTCCGACACTCGTTTCATGGGGAAAGAGGTGCATGGAAAGAGACAGCGTCAAAACTTGTCTTCCTGACCAGTTTCGTATCCATGACTATGTTTTGGAGCTTAAGAAGAGGTTTGGAAACGATTAA
- the LOC141590907 gene encoding glutathione S-transferase U25-like isoform X2 yields the protein MADEIVLLEFWPSPFSTRVKIALQEKGITNYDSRQEDFKSKSTLLLTMNPVHKKIPVLIHNGKPICESLAIIEYIDEEWKHNSPTLLPTDPYHRAQARFWADFNDKMVWRQKDGANEEDKKEFVDLLRKLEVELGDKPYFGGDTFGYLDVVLIPDYSWFYAFEKCTQVNIEAECPTLVSWGKRCMERDSVKTCLPDQFRIHDYVLELKKRFGND from the exons ATGGCGGATGAGATCGTGTTGTTGGAGTTTTGGCCTAGTCCTTTTTCTACTAGGGTCAAAATTGCACTACAAGAAAAGGGTATCACCAACTATGATTCTAGGCAAGAGGATTTTAAATCCAAAAGTACATTACTTTTGACCATGAACCCGGTTCACAAGAAAATCCCGGTTTTAATTCACAATGGAAAACCAATTTGTGAGTCCTTGGCAATTATAGAGTACATAGACGAGGAGTGGAAACACAATTCTCCAACTTTGTTGCCTACTGACCCTTATCATCGAGCTCAAGCTCGTTTTTGGGCTGATTTTAATGATAAGATG GTATGGAGACAAAAGGATGGAGCAAATGAGGAAGACAAGAAGGAATTCGTAGACTTGTTAAGAAAGCTAGAAGTAGAGCTCGGAGATAAACCTTACTTTGGTGGAGATACATTTGGGTATCTGGACGTTGTATTAATCCCGGATTATAGCTGGTTTTACGCCTTTGAGAAATGCACTCAAGTAAACATCGAGGCCGAGTGTCCGACACTCGTTTCATGGGGAAAGAGGTGCATGGAAAGAGACAGCGTCAAAACTTGTCTTCCTGACCAGTTTCGTATCCATGACTATGTTTTGGAGCTTAAGAAGAGGTTTGGAAACGATTAA
- the LOC141591797 gene encoding uncharacterized protein OsI_027940 isoform X6 — protein MSRHPEVKWAEREDKVFLTVMLPDAKNPKVNLGPEGTFTFSATGGAGDLEYELKLDLCDKVNVEESKINYGLRSIFCVLVKEQKKWWNKLLKEGKPPHYVKVDWDKWADEDDDTSAAEPDLGGMDFSKFGDMGGMGGMGGMGGMEGMGGMEGLMGGMGGMGGMGGPEEFEDDSDDDELEASKPEAAKTDDKPAAAEKTEAA, from the exons ATGAG TCGTCATCCGGAAGTGAAATGGGCTGAAAGGGAAGACAAAGTATTTCTGACTGTGATGCTGCCTGATGCTAAAAATCCAAAAGTTAATTTGGGTCCTGAAGGAACCTTTACCTTTTCCGCTACTGGAGGAGCAGGAGATCTTGAATATGAACTAAAATTAGATCTGTGTGACAAAGTCAACGTAGAG GAAAGCAAAATCAACTATGGACTTAGGAGCATCTTTTGTGTTCTAGTGAAGGAACAGAAGAAATGGTGGAATAAGCTTCTGAAAGAAGGAAAGCCTCCACACTATGTGAAGGTTGATTGGGACAAATGGGCAGATGAAGATGATGATACTA GTGCGGCAGAACCTGATCTTGGGGGAATGGATTTCTCG AAATTCGGAGATATGGGTGGAATGGGAGGAATGGGTGGAATGGGTGGAATGGAAG GAATGGGCGGAATGGAAGGATTGATGGGAGGAATGGGTGGAATGGGTGGAATGGGAGGTCCTGAGGAGTTCGAagatgatagtgatgatgatg AACTAGAAGCCTCGAAACCAGAAGCCGCCAAAACTGATGATAAGCCAGCCGCAGCTGAGAAAACGGAAGCAGCTTGA
- the LOC141591797 gene encoding uncharacterized protein OsI_027940 isoform X9 translates to MSRHPEVKWAEREDKVFLTVMLPDAKNPKVNLGPEGTFTFSATGGAGDLEYELKLDLCDKVNVEESKINYGLRSIFCVLVKEQKKWWNKLLKEGKPPHYVKVDWDKWADEDDDTSAAEPDLGGMDFSKFGDMGGMGGMGGMGGMEGMGGMEGPEEFEDDSDDDELEASKPEAAKTDDKPAAAEKTEAA, encoded by the exons ATGAG TCGTCATCCGGAAGTGAAATGGGCTGAAAGGGAAGACAAAGTATTTCTGACTGTGATGCTGCCTGATGCTAAAAATCCAAAAGTTAATTTGGGTCCTGAAGGAACCTTTACCTTTTCCGCTACTGGAGGAGCAGGAGATCTTGAATATGAACTAAAATTAGATCTGTGTGACAAAGTCAACGTAGAG GAAAGCAAAATCAACTATGGACTTAGGAGCATCTTTTGTGTTCTAGTGAAGGAACAGAAGAAATGGTGGAATAAGCTTCTGAAAGAAGGAAAGCCTCCACACTATGTGAAGGTTGATTGGGACAAATGGGCAGATGAAGATGATGATACTA GTGCGGCAGAACCTGATCTTGGGGGAATGGATTTCTCG AAATTCGGAGATATGGGTGGAATGGGAGGAATGGGTGGAATGGGTGGAATGGAAG GAATGGGTGGAATGGAAG GTCCTGAGGAGTTCGAagatgatagtgatgatgatg AACTAGAAGCCTCGAAACCAGAAGCCGCCAAAACTGATGATAAGCCAGCCGCAGCTGAGAAAACGGAAGCAGCTTGA
- the LOC141591797 gene encoding uncharacterized protein OsI_027940 isoform X8, with the protein MSRHPEVKWAEREDKVFLTVMLPDAKNPKVNLGPEGTFTFSATGGAGDLEYELKLDLCDKVNVEESKINYGLRSIFCVLVKEQKKWWNKLLKEGKPPHYVKVDWDKWADEDDDTSAAEPDLGGMDFSKFGDMGGMGGMGGMGGMEGMGGMEGLMGGMGGMGGMGGPEEFEDDSDDDELEASKPEAAKTDDKPAAAEKTEAA; encoded by the exons ATGAG TCGTCATCCGGAAGTGAAATGGGCTGAAAGGGAAGACAAAGTATTTCTGACTGTGATGCTGCCTGATGCTAAAAATCCAAAAGTTAATTTGGGTCCTGAAGGAACCTTTACCTTTTCCGCTACTGGAGGAGCAGGAGATCTTGAATATGAACTAAAATTAGATCTGTGTGACAAAGTCAACGTAGAG GAAAGCAAAATCAACTATGGACTTAGGAGCATCTTTTGTGTTCTAGTGAAGGAACAGAAGAAATGGTGGAATAAGCTTCTGAAAGAAGGAAAGCCTCCACACTATGTGAAGGTTGATTGGGACAAATGGGCAGATGAAGATGATGATACTA GTGCGGCAGAACCTGATCTTGGGGGAATGGATTTCTCG AAATTCGGAGATATGGGTGGAATGGGAGGAATGGGTGGAATGGGTGGAATGGAAG GAATGGGTGGAATGGAAG GATTGATGGGAGGAATGGGTGGAATGGGTGGAATGGGAGGTCCTGAGGAGTTCGAagatgatagtgatgatgatg AACTAGAAGCCTCGAAACCAGAAGCCGCCAAAACTGATGATAAGCCAGCCGCAGCTGAGAAAACGGAAGCAGCTTGA
- the LOC141591797 gene encoding co-chaperone protein p23-1 isoform X2: protein MSRHPEVKWAEREDKVFLTVMLPDAKNPKVNLGPEGTFTFSATGGAGDLEYELKLDLCDKVNVEESKINYGLRSIFCVLVKEQKKWWNKLLKEGKPPHYVKVDWDKWADEDDDTSAAEPDLGGMDFSKFGDMGGMGGMGGMGGMEGMGGMEGLMGGMGGMGGMEGLMGGMGGMGGMGGPEEFEDDSDDDELEASKPEAAKTDDKPAAAEKTEAA, encoded by the exons ATGAG TCGTCATCCGGAAGTGAAATGGGCTGAAAGGGAAGACAAAGTATTTCTGACTGTGATGCTGCCTGATGCTAAAAATCCAAAAGTTAATTTGGGTCCTGAAGGAACCTTTACCTTTTCCGCTACTGGAGGAGCAGGAGATCTTGAATATGAACTAAAATTAGATCTGTGTGACAAAGTCAACGTAGAG GAAAGCAAAATCAACTATGGACTTAGGAGCATCTTTTGTGTTCTAGTGAAGGAACAGAAGAAATGGTGGAATAAGCTTCTGAAAGAAGGAAAGCCTCCACACTATGTGAAGGTTGATTGGGACAAATGGGCAGATGAAGATGATGATACTA GTGCGGCAGAACCTGATCTTGGGGGAATGGATTTCTCG AAATTCGGAGATATGGGTGGAATGGGAGGAATGGGTGGAATGGGTGGAATGGAAG GAATGGGTGGAATGGAAGGTTTGATGGGTGGAATGGGAGGAATGGGCGGAATGGAAGGATTGATGGGAGGAATGGGTGGAATGGGTGGAATGGGAGGTCCTGAGGAGTTCGAagatgatagtgatgatgatg AACTAGAAGCCTCGAAACCAGAAGCCGCCAAAACTGATGATAAGCCAGCCGCAGCTGAGAAAACGGAAGCAGCTTGA
- the LOC141591797 gene encoding uncharacterized protein OsI_027940 isoform X7, with amino-acid sequence MSRHPEVKWAEREDKVFLTVMLPDAKNPKVNLGPEGTFTFSATGGAGDLEYELKLDLCDKVNVEESKINYGLRSIFCVLVKEQKKWWNKLLKEGKPPHYVKVDWDKWADEDDDTSAAEPDLGGMDFSKFGDMGGMGGMGGMGGMEGLMGGMGGMGGMGGMGGMEGPEEFEDDSDDDELEASKPEAAKTDDKPAAAEKTEAA; translated from the exons ATGAG TCGTCATCCGGAAGTGAAATGGGCTGAAAGGGAAGACAAAGTATTTCTGACTGTGATGCTGCCTGATGCTAAAAATCCAAAAGTTAATTTGGGTCCTGAAGGAACCTTTACCTTTTCCGCTACTGGAGGAGCAGGAGATCTTGAATATGAACTAAAATTAGATCTGTGTGACAAAGTCAACGTAGAG GAAAGCAAAATCAACTATGGACTTAGGAGCATCTTTTGTGTTCTAGTGAAGGAACAGAAGAAATGGTGGAATAAGCTTCTGAAAGAAGGAAAGCCTCCACACTATGTGAAGGTTGATTGGGACAAATGGGCAGATGAAGATGATGATACTA GTGCGGCAGAACCTGATCTTGGGGGAATGGATTTCTCG AAATTCGGAGATATGGGTGGAATGGGAGGAATGGGTGGAATGGGTGGAATGGAAGGTTTGATGGGTGGAATGGGAGGAATGGGTGGAATGGGAGGAATGGGTGGAATGGAAG GTCCTGAGGAGTTCGAagatgatagtgatgatgatg AACTAGAAGCCTCGAAACCAGAAGCCGCCAAAACTGATGATAAGCCAGCCGCAGCTGAGAAAACGGAAGCAGCTTGA
- the LOC141591797 gene encoding co-chaperone protein p23-1 isoform X3, whose product MSRHPEVKWAEREDKVFLTVMLPDAKNPKVNLGPEGTFTFSATGGAGDLEYELKLDLCDKVNVEESKINYGLRSIFCVLVKEQKKWWNKLLKEGKPPHYVKVDWDKWADEDDDTSAAEPDLGGMDFSKFGDMGGMGGMGGMGGMEGLMGGMGGMGGMGGMGGMEGLMGGMGGMGGMGGPEEFEDDSDDDELEASKPEAAKTDDKPAAAEKTEAA is encoded by the exons ATGAG TCGTCATCCGGAAGTGAAATGGGCTGAAAGGGAAGACAAAGTATTTCTGACTGTGATGCTGCCTGATGCTAAAAATCCAAAAGTTAATTTGGGTCCTGAAGGAACCTTTACCTTTTCCGCTACTGGAGGAGCAGGAGATCTTGAATATGAACTAAAATTAGATCTGTGTGACAAAGTCAACGTAGAG GAAAGCAAAATCAACTATGGACTTAGGAGCATCTTTTGTGTTCTAGTGAAGGAACAGAAGAAATGGTGGAATAAGCTTCTGAAAGAAGGAAAGCCTCCACACTATGTGAAGGTTGATTGGGACAAATGGGCAGATGAAGATGATGATACTA GTGCGGCAGAACCTGATCTTGGGGGAATGGATTTCTCG AAATTCGGAGATATGGGTGGAATGGGAGGAATGGGTGGAATGGGTGGAATGGAAGGTTTGATGGGTGGAATGGGAGGAATGGGTGGAATGGGAGGAATGGGTGGAATGGAAG GATTGATGGGAGGAATGGGTGGAATGGGTGGAATGGGAGGTCCTGAGGAGTTCGAagatgatagtgatgatgatg AACTAGAAGCCTCGAAACCAGAAGCCGCCAAAACTGATGATAAGCCAGCCGCAGCTGAGAAAACGGAAGCAGCTTGA
- the LOC141591797 gene encoding co-chaperone protein p23-1 isoform X1, translating to MSRHPEVKWAEREDKVFLTVMLPDAKNPKVNLGPEGTFTFSATGGAGDLEYELKLDLCDKVNVEESKINYGLRSIFCVLVKEQKKWWNKLLKEGKPPHYVKVDWDKWADEDDDTSAAEPDLGGMDFSKFGDMGGMGGMGGMGGMEGLMGGMGGMGGMGGMGGMEGLMGGMGGMGGMEGLMGGMGGMGGMGGPEEFEDDSDDDELEASKPEAAKTDDKPAAAEKTEAA from the exons ATGAG TCGTCATCCGGAAGTGAAATGGGCTGAAAGGGAAGACAAAGTATTTCTGACTGTGATGCTGCCTGATGCTAAAAATCCAAAAGTTAATTTGGGTCCTGAAGGAACCTTTACCTTTTCCGCTACTGGAGGAGCAGGAGATCTTGAATATGAACTAAAATTAGATCTGTGTGACAAAGTCAACGTAGAG GAAAGCAAAATCAACTATGGACTTAGGAGCATCTTTTGTGTTCTAGTGAAGGAACAGAAGAAATGGTGGAATAAGCTTCTGAAAGAAGGAAAGCCTCCACACTATGTGAAGGTTGATTGGGACAAATGGGCAGATGAAGATGATGATACTA GTGCGGCAGAACCTGATCTTGGGGGAATGGATTTCTCG AAATTCGGAGATATGGGTGGAATGGGAGGAATGGGTGGAATGGGTGGAATGGAAGGTTTGATGGGTGGAATGGGAGGAATGGGTGGAATGGGAGGAATGGGTGGAATGGAAGGTTTGATGGGTGGAATGGGAGGAATGGGCGGAATGGAAGGATTGATGGGAGGAATGGGTGGAATGGGTGGAATGGGAGGTCCTGAGGAGTTCGAagatgatagtgatgatgatg AACTAGAAGCCTCGAAACCAGAAGCCGCCAAAACTGATGATAAGCCAGCCGCAGCTGAGAAAACGGAAGCAGCTTGA
- the LOC141591797 gene encoding co-chaperone protein p23-1 isoform X5, which yields MSRHPEVKWAEREDKVFLTVMLPDAKNPKVNLGPEGTFTFSATGGAGDLEYELKLDLCDKVNVEESKINYGLRSIFCVLVKEQKKWWNKLLKEGKPPHYVKVDWDKWADEDDDTSAAEPDLGGMDFSKFGDMGGMGGMGGMEGLMGGMGGMGGMEGLMGGMGGMGGMGGPEEFEDDSDDDELEASKPEAAKTDDKPAAAEKTEAA from the exons ATGAG TCGTCATCCGGAAGTGAAATGGGCTGAAAGGGAAGACAAAGTATTTCTGACTGTGATGCTGCCTGATGCTAAAAATCCAAAAGTTAATTTGGGTCCTGAAGGAACCTTTACCTTTTCCGCTACTGGAGGAGCAGGAGATCTTGAATATGAACTAAAATTAGATCTGTGTGACAAAGTCAACGTAGAG GAAAGCAAAATCAACTATGGACTTAGGAGCATCTTTTGTGTTCTAGTGAAGGAACAGAAGAAATGGTGGAATAAGCTTCTGAAAGAAGGAAAGCCTCCACACTATGTGAAGGTTGATTGGGACAAATGGGCAGATGAAGATGATGATACTA GTGCGGCAGAACCTGATCTTGGGGGAATGGATTTCTCG AAATTCGGAGATATGGGTGGAATGGGAGGAATGGGTGGAATGG AAGGTTTGATGGGTGGAATGGGAGGAATGGGCGGAATGGAAGGATTGATGGGAGGAATGGGTGGAATGGGTGGAATGGGAGGTCCTGAGGAGTTCGAagatgatagtgatgatgatg AACTAGAAGCCTCGAAACCAGAAGCCGCCAAAACTGATGATAAGCCAGCCGCAGCTGAGAAAACGGAAGCAGCTTGA
- the LOC141591797 gene encoding co-chaperone protein p23-1 isoform X4: MSRHPEVKWAEREDKVFLTVMLPDAKNPKVNLGPEGTFTFSATGGAGDLEYELKLDLCDKVNVEESKINYGLRSIFCVLVKEQKKWWNKLLKEGKPPHYVKVDWDKWADEDDDTSAAEPDLGGMDFSKFGDMGGMGGMGGMGGMGGMEGLMGGMGGMGGMEGLMGGMGGMGGMGGPEEFEDDSDDDELEASKPEAAKTDDKPAAAEKTEAA, translated from the exons ATGAG TCGTCATCCGGAAGTGAAATGGGCTGAAAGGGAAGACAAAGTATTTCTGACTGTGATGCTGCCTGATGCTAAAAATCCAAAAGTTAATTTGGGTCCTGAAGGAACCTTTACCTTTTCCGCTACTGGAGGAGCAGGAGATCTTGAATATGAACTAAAATTAGATCTGTGTGACAAAGTCAACGTAGAG GAAAGCAAAATCAACTATGGACTTAGGAGCATCTTTTGTGTTCTAGTGAAGGAACAGAAGAAATGGTGGAATAAGCTTCTGAAAGAAGGAAAGCCTCCACACTATGTGAAGGTTGATTGGGACAAATGGGCAGATGAAGATGATGATACTA GTGCGGCAGAACCTGATCTTGGGGGAATGGATTTCTCG AAATTCGGAGATATGGGTGGAATGGGAGGAATGGGTGGAATGGG AGGAATGGGTGGAATGGAAGGTTTGATGGGTGGAATGGGAGGAATGGGCGGAATGGAAGGATTGATGGGAGGAATGGGTGGAATGGGTGGAATGGGAGGTCCTGAGGAGTTCGAagatgatagtgatgatgatg AACTAGAAGCCTCGAAACCAGAAGCCGCCAAAACTGATGATAAGCCAGCCGCAGCTGAGAAAACGGAAGCAGCTTGA